GCTGGCCGTGCTGGCCGGGCCCGGCCGCGCCGGCGTGTTCAACCCCGGCGCGCATGGGTTTTCCGAGATCCTGTATGCCTTGTCGTCGGCGGCCAACAACAACGGCAGCGCCTTCGCGGGCTTGTCCGCCAACACGCCTTTCTACAACGTGCTGACCGGCCTGGCCATGTGGTTCGGGCGTTTCGTGGTGATCGTGGCGACGCTGTCGCTGGCCGGCTCGCTGGCGGCCAAGCGCCGCCTGGCCGCGGGCCCCGGCAGCATGCCCACCGCCGGCCCTCTGTTCGTGGTTCTGCTGGTGGGCGCGGTGCTGCTGGTGGGCGCGCTGACCTATGTGCCGGCCCTGGCCCTGGGGCCGGTGGCCGAGCAGCTGCAGCCTTGAATCCTTCATTCTGGAGAACAACGATGGCGATGCGCCACACTTCGGCCTGGCCGCTGCGCGCCGCCTTGCGCGACACCTTGCGCAAGCTGGCGCCGGCCGCCCAGTTCAGGAACCCGGTCATGTTCGTGGTGTACCTGGGCAGTATCCTGACCACCATGCTGGGCCTGGCGGCCCTGCGCGAACCCGGCGCCGGCGCCGGCGCCGGCTTCACCCTGGCGATCGCCGCCTGGCTGTGGTTTACCGTGCTGTTCGCCAATTTCGCCGAGGCGGTCGCCGAAGGCCGCGGCAAGCAGCAGGCGGCGGCGCTGCGGGACCTGCGTTCCACCGTGCCCGCCTATGTGCTGGAAGGCTGGAACGACGCCGGCGCGGCGGCGGCCGCGCCGGACGCCTGGCGCCGCGCGGCGGTCGAACGCGCCTCGGCGGATCTGCGCCGGCACGATGTGGTGCTGGTCGAGGCCGGCCAGGTCATTCCCGGCGATGGCCAGGTCGTGGCCGGTATCGCCTCGGTGGACGAAAGCGCCATCACCGGCGAATCGGCGCCCGTGATCCGCGAGTCGGGCGGCGATTTCTCGTCGGTGACAGGCGGCACGCGCGTGCTGTCGGACTGGCTGGTGGTACGCATCGCGGCCGACCCCGGACAGGGGTTTCTGGACCGCATGATCTCGATGGTGGAAGGCGCGCGGCGCCAGAAGACGCCCAACGAACTGGCGCTGACCATCCTGCTGGTGGGCCTGACGCTGGTATTCCTGCTGGTGGTGGCGACGCTGCTGCCGTTTTCCCTGTATTCGGTCGAGGCTGCCGGCGGCGGGGCGGTGGTGGGCCTGGCGGTGCTGGTGGCGCTGCTGGTGTGCCTGATCCCCACTACCATCGGCGGCCTGCTGTCGGCCATCGGCGTGGCGGGCATGAGCCGCATGATGCGCGCCAACGTGGTGGCAACCTCGGGGCGGGCCATCGAGGCGGCCGGCGACGTAGACGTGCTGCTGCTGGACAAGACCGGCACCATCACCTTTGGCAATCGCCAGGCGTCGGCCTTTCTGCCCGCGCCCGGCGTCGCGGCCGACGGGCTGGCCGCGGCGGCGCTGCTGGCCTCGCTGGCCGACGACACGCCCGAAGGCCGCAGCATCGTGGCGCTGGCGCAGCGTTCGCCGCACACCGCCCAGGCCGTGCCGGAAAACGTCGAGCGGGTGCCGTTCAGCGCCCACACGCGCATGAGCGGCGTGAACATCGGCGGCCGCCGCCTGCGCAAGGGCGCGGTCGACGCCATCGCGGCCTGGCTGGCGCAGCAGGGCGGGGCGCTGCCCGCCGCGGTGGCCCGCGCCGCAGACGACGTGGCGCGGCGCGGCAGCACGCCGCTGGCGGTCAGCGACGGCGCGCGCGCGCTGGGCGTGATCGAACTGAAGGACATCGTCAAGCCCGATATCCGCCAGCGCTTTGCCGCGCTGCGCCGCATGGGCATTCATACGGTGATGGTCACCGGCGACAACAAGCTGACCGCCGCGTCGATTGCCGCCGAAGCCGGCGTGGACGATTTCCTGGCGCAGGCCACCCCCGAGGCCAAGCTGGCCCTGATCCGCCAGTACCAGGGCCAGGGGCGGCTGGTGGCCATGACCGGCGACGGCACCAACGATGCGCCCGCCCTGGCGCAGGCCGATGTAGCGGTGGCCATGAACTCGGGCACCCAGGCCGCGAAAGAGGCCGGCAACATGGTCGACCTGGATTCCAACCCCACCAAGCTGATCGAGATCGTCGAGACCGGCAAGCAGATGCTGATGACGCGCGGCGCCCTGACGACCTTCAGCGTGGCCAACGACGTGGCCAAGTATTTCGCCATTATCCCGGCCGCCTTCGCCGCGGTGTATCCGCAGCTGGGCGCCCTGAACCTGATGCGGCTGGCCACGCCCGATTCCGCCATTCTGTCGGCGGTGATTTTCAACGCGCTGATCATCGTGGCGCTGATCCCGCTGGCGTTGCGCGGGGTGCGCTACCGCCCGCTGGGCGCCGCCGCGCTGCTGCGCCGCAACCTGCTGGTGTATGGCCTGGGCGGCCTGCTGGCGCCGTTCGCCGGCATCAAGCTGATCGACATGGCATTGGCGGCCCTGGGCTGGGCCTGAAGCAGGATACAGGAGCTTGATCATGCGTTTGTCATTCCGTTGCGCCGGCCTGCTGCGGCCCGCGCTGGTCATTTTCGTGGCCCTGTCCGCCTTGACCGGGCTGGCATATCCGTATGCGGTGACGGGCCTGGCCCGCTGGGCGTTTCCCCACCAGGCGGCGGGGTCGCTGGTCGAGCGCGGGGGCCGGGTGGTCGGGTCCGAACTCATCGGCCAGGCGTTCACGTCGCCCCGTTATTTCTGGGGGCGGCCGTCCGCCACCGGGCAGGGTCCCTACAACGCGCTGGCGTCGGGCGGTTCGAACCTGGGGCCGCGCAACCCGGCCCTGGCCGAAGCGGTGCGCGCGCGCGTGGCGGCCCTGCAGGCCGCCGATCCCGGCAACCGCGCGCCCATTCCGGCAGACCTGGTGTCCGCCTCGGGCAGCGGACTGGACCCGCACATCAGCCCGGCGGCCGCGCTGTACCAGGTGCCGCGCGTGGCGCGGCTGCGGGGTTTGCCGGCCAGCCAGCTGGAGCAATTGGTGCGGGCCCACACCAGCCGGCCCGTGCTGGGGGTGCTGGGCGAGCCGGTGGTCAATGTGCTGGCGCTGAACCTGGCGTTGGACCGCGCGGCGCCGCGCTGAGCGGCGGCGTATAGTAGCGGTGCCACCCGCCGCGCCCCGCCATGGTCGATCCCGAACAACGCCCCGATCCCGATCTGCTGCTGCGCACGCTGGACCAGGCCAGCCGCGAGGCCGAGCGCGGCAGGCTGCGCGTGTATTTCGGCGCCTCGGCGGGCGTGGGCAAAACCTACGCCATGCTGGCCGCCGCGCAGGCGCTGCGCGGGCAGGGCGCCGATGTCGTGGCCGGCATCGTCGAAACGCACGGCCGCCGCGACACCGCCGCGCTGCTCGACGGCATCGAGCTCCTGCAGCTGAAGGCGCTGCCGCATCGCGGGCGCGAGCTGGCCGAATTCGACCTCGATGGCGCATTGGCGCGCCGCCCCGGCCTGATCCTGGTCGACGAGCTGGCGCACGCGAATGCCCCTGGCGCGCGCCATGCCAAGCGCTGGCAGGATGTGCACGAACTGCTGGCCGCGGGCATCGATGTCTGGACCACCCTGAACGTGCAGCACCTGGACAGCCTGAATGAGGCGGTGGGCGGCATTACCGGCATACGCGTGGCGGAAACCGTGCCCGACCGCGTGTTCGATGCGGCCGACGAAGTCATCATGGTGGATATCCCCACCGACGAACTGCTGCGGCGCCTGCGCGAAGGCAAGGTCTACCTGCCCGAACAGGCCCGCCACGCGGGCCGGCATTTCTTCCGCAAAGGCAACCTGATCGCGCTGCGCGAACTGGCGCTGCGGCGCACCGCCGACCATGTCGATGACGATGTGCAGAGCTATCGGCGCGAACGCGCGATACAGGCCGTGTGGCGCACGCGCGAGGCCATCGTGGCCTGCATCGGCGCCGATGGCGACGCCGGGCATGTGGTGCGCAGCGCGCACCGGCTGGCGCAGGAACTGGAATGCGACTGGCATGTCATCACGCTGGATCGGCCGCGCCTGGCGCCGGCGCCGCAGGCGGCGCGCGACGCGCTGGGCCGGGCGCTGGCCCTGGCCGAAAGCCTGGGCGCCCGCACCGAAACCCTGCCCGGCGGCGACCTGGTGCAGGCCGTGGCGCGCTACGCGCGCCGCCACAACATGACCAAGGTGCTGGTGGGCCGCGGTGCGCAGGGCGCGGCGCAGCGGCCATGGCCCGCCGCCGGGCTGGCGGGCCTGCTGGCGCCGGGGTGGATCTGGCGCCGGCGCAGCTTTGCCGACGCGCTGGCTGCCGGATGCCCCGAGGTCGACGTGATCCGGCTCGGCGCGCCGCCGGCCGCCACGGCCGCCGCGGGCAGGAACATGCCCGCGGCGGCTCCGGCCGAACGGCCGGTGCGCCGCTACGGCGGCTATCTGTGGTCGGTGGCGTATTGCGGCGTGGCCGCGGCGTTGTCGGCCCTGGCGTTTCCCATGCTGCACCAGACCAACATCGTCATGCTGTTCCTGCTGGCGGTGGTGGCGGTGGCGCTGCGGCATGGCCGCGGCCCGGCCGCGTTGGCATCCCTGCTCAGCGTGGGGCTGTTCGATTTTTTCTTCGTGCAGCCGCTGGCCTCGTTCGCCGTTTCCGACGTGCAGTATCTGCTGACGTTCCTGGTGCTGCTGGGCGTCGGGCTGCTGATCGGCCAGCTGACCGCCGGCCTGCGCATGCAGGCGCGCGCCTCGGTCGAGCGGGCCGCCGAAACGCGCAGCCTGTACGAATTCGCGCGCGAGCTGTCTTCTGCGCTGCAGCCGCAGCAGATCGTGGCGGCGGCGGGGTCGTTCGTGCACGCGGCCTTCGGTGCGCGCTGCGGCCTGTACATACTGGGGCTGGACGAACGGCTGGCCGCCGCCTTGCCGCCGGGCCAGGACCTGCCGGCGCTGGATCCGGCGCTGGCGCAATGGGTCTACGATCATGGGCAGCCCGCCGGCGCCGGCACGGCCACGCTGTCGACCAGCCCGCTGCTGTACCTGCCGCTGAAGGCGTCGATGCGCACGCGCGGCGTGCTGGCTGTCGAGAACACCGGCAATGCGCCCTTTGGCATGCCCGATGCCCGGCGCCAGATCGACACCTACGCCACGCTGGTCGCCATTGCCCTGGAACGCCTGCATTATGTCGAGGTGGCCCAGCAGGCGCTGGTCAGCATGGAATCGGAAAAGCTGCGGCATTCCCTGCTGGCCGCCGTGTCGCACGACCTGCGCACCCCGCTGACCGGATTGCTGGGCATGGCCGAGACGCTGGCGCGCCACCCGGCGGGCCTGCCGCCCGAGGCCCGCGCTACCGTCGCGGCCATGCGGGCGCAGGCGCAGCGCATGCACGCGCTGGTGGTCAACCTGCTGGACATGGCCCGCCTGCAAAGCCACGCCGCGCCGCTGCGCATGGAATGGCAATCCATCGAAGAGCTGGCCGGCGCCGCGCTGGCGTCCATGCGCGAAGCCCTGGCCGGCCACCATGTCAGCGTGGCGCCGCTGTCGGCGCTGCCGCTGGTCGAATGCGATGGCGTGCTGGTCGAGCGGGTGCTGTGCAACCTGCTGGAAAATGCCGCCAAGTACGCGGCGCCGGGCGGCTCGATCCGGCTCGAAGCCCATCCCCGGGACGGCCAGCTGCACGTGTCCGTCACCGACGACGGCCCGGGTGTCGCCGCGGGCGACGAACGGCGCATCTTCGAGAAGTTCACCCGCGGCGCGCGCGAGTCCGCCACGCCCGGGGTAGGATTGGGCCTGGCCGTTTGCGAGGCCATCGTGCAGGCGCACCGCGGCCGCATCTGGGTCGAGCCGGCGCCCGGTCAGCCGCACGGGGCGCGCTTCGTGTTTACCCTGCCGCTGGGCGTCGCGCCGGCGGTGCAACCCGACATCGCCTGATGGGCCGCCATGTTCGACTACACGCCCCAGATCCTGCTGATTGAAGACGATCCGCACATCCGCCGCTTCGTGCGCACGGCGCTCGAGGGCGAAGGCTGCCAGGTGTTCGAAGCGGAAACCGTGCGGCGCGGATTGATCGAGGCGGGCACGCGGCAGCCCGATGCCGTCATCCTGGACCTGGGACTGCCCGATGCCGATGGAATGGTGCTGATCCGCGAGCTGCGCGGCTGGACCGAGGTGCCCGTGCTGGTGCTGTCGGCGCGCAGCGCCGAAGCCGACAAGATCGCCGCGCTGGATGCGGGCGCCGACGATTATCTGGCCAAGCCTTTCGGGGTCGGCGAACTGCTGGCCCGCCTGCGCGTGCTGCTGCGCCGCCACGGGCGCGGCGGCGCCGGCCAGCCTGCCGAAGCGGTGTTCGGGCCGGTGCGGGTCGACCTGGCGCGCCGGGAGGTGACGCGCGATGGGCGTCCGGTGCACCTGACGGTCATCGAATACCGTCTGCTGGCGCTGCTGCTGTCGCATCGCGGCAAGGTCATGACCCACCGGGAACTGCTGCGCGAGGTCTGGGGGCCCGCCCATGTCGAACAGGCCCATTACTTGCGCATCTACATGGGGCACCTGCGCCAGAAGCTGGAAGCCGACCCGGCCCAGCCGCGCTACCTCCTGACCGAAGTCGGCGTGGGGTACCGGTACGCGGGCTAGCTTTCCATCCGCGGTTGCGCCGCTCCCGGCCTGCAGGCATATTCTTACAATAACTTGAATATCCGTTCGCCGGTCCATGCACTTGGCGTGCGCGCATGGTGGCGCGCGCAGCCGCCTTCAGGAGCCTTTGATGAAGCCGATCTTTCCCCTGCTGTTTTCCGCCGCGGCCGCGTTGTGCCTGCCTGCCGCGGCGGCGCCCGTCACTTACGACATCGACCCTTCACACACGTATCCCAGCTTCGAGGCCGACCACATGGGCGGCCTGTCGACCTGGCGCGGCAAGTTCAACCAGACCTCGGGCGTGATCGTGCTGGACCGCGCGGCGCGCAGCGGCACCATCGACGTCACCGTGCAGATCGCTTCCATCGACTTCGGCCACGACGAACTGAACCGCCATGCCGTGGCGCCCGACATCTTCGATGCGGCGCGCTATCCCACCGCCACTTTCAAGGGCCGCTTTACCGAGTTCGACGGCGACCGCCCCGAAGAAGCCGTGGGCCAGTTCACCCTGCGCGGCGTCACGCGCACCCTGAAGCTGGACATCGACGACTTCAAGTGCATACAGCATCCGATGGAAAAGCGCGAAGCCTGCGGCGCCGATGTCTCGGCTTCGTTCAACCGCGGCGACTACGGGCTGGACTTCGGCCTGGACATGGGCTTCAAGCCGAAGGTCGAGCTCGAGATCCAGGTCGAGGCGCTGCGCCGGCCCTGACGCCCGGCGTCCGTGCGCGGGTATGGCGCTTGCTGCGCCGCGGGCTCCCTCCAAGGAGACAGCATGATTTCAGAACGACTGCGCCGGCTGCGCCACATCGCGGAATTCGCGGCCGACCGCTGCGGCGATTACCTGGAACTGGCGGGCATCGAGCTGTCGCTGTACCGTTCGGCCCTGGTTACCACGCTGCTCAGTTGCGTGGCGCTGCTGTTTTGCGCGCTGGGCACCCTGGCATTCGTATCGGTGGCCATCGTGGTCAGCTTCTGGGACAGCGAATACCGCGGGCTGGCGGCCTGGCTGGTGGCCGGCGCCTGGCTGCTGATCACCCTGGCCGCGCTGGCCGTCGCCAGCCGGAATGCGCCCAGGGCTTCGCCCTTTGCCGAACTGAGCCGCCAGGTGCGGCTGGATACCGCCGCCGCCCGGAGCCACTATGCCCAAGACCACCACCCAGGCTGACAAGCAGGCCCTGCTGGCCAAGATGGAGCGCGACCGGCGCGA
This genomic window from Bordetella petrii contains:
- the kdpB gene encoding potassium-transporting ATPase subunit KdpB, with the protein product MNPSFWRTTMAMRHTSAWPLRAALRDTLRKLAPAAQFRNPVMFVVYLGSILTTMLGLAALREPGAGAGAGFTLAIAAWLWFTVLFANFAEAVAEGRGKQQAAALRDLRSTVPAYVLEGWNDAGAAAAAPDAWRRAAVERASADLRRHDVVLVEAGQVIPGDGQVVAGIASVDESAITGESAPVIRESGGDFSSVTGGTRVLSDWLVVRIAADPGQGFLDRMISMVEGARRQKTPNELALTILLVGLTLVFLLVVATLLPFSLYSVEAAGGGAVVGLAVLVALLVCLIPTTIGGLLSAIGVAGMSRMMRANVVATSGRAIEAAGDVDVLLLDKTGTITFGNRQASAFLPAPGVAADGLAAAALLASLADDTPEGRSIVALAQRSPHTAQAVPENVERVPFSAHTRMSGVNIGGRRLRKGAVDAIAAWLAQQGGALPAAVARAADDVARRGSTPLAVSDGARALGVIELKDIVKPDIRQRFAALRRMGIHTVMVTGDNKLTAASIAAEAGVDDFLAQATPEAKLALIRQYQGQGRLVAMTGDGTNDAPALAQADVAVAMNSGTQAAKEAGNMVDLDSNPTKLIEIVETGKQMLMTRGALTTFSVANDVAKYFAIIPAAFAAVYPQLGALNLMRLATPDSAILSAVIFNALIIVALIPLALRGVRYRPLGAAALLRRNLLVYGLGGLLAPFAGIKLIDMALAALGWA
- a CDS encoding sensor histidine kinase, which codes for MVDPEQRPDPDLLLRTLDQASREAERGRLRVYFGASAGVGKTYAMLAAAQALRGQGADVVAGIVETHGRRDTAALLDGIELLQLKALPHRGRELAEFDLDGALARRPGLILVDELAHANAPGARHAKRWQDVHELLAAGIDVWTTLNVQHLDSLNEAVGGITGIRVAETVPDRVFDAADEVIMVDIPTDELLRRLREGKVYLPEQARHAGRHFFRKGNLIALRELALRRTADHVDDDVQSYRRERAIQAVWRTREAIVACIGADGDAGHVVRSAHRLAQELECDWHVITLDRPRLAPAPQAARDALGRALALAESLGARTETLPGGDLVQAVARYARRHNMTKVLVGRGAQGAAQRPWPAAGLAGLLAPGWIWRRRSFADALAAGCPEVDVIRLGAPPAATAAAGRNMPAAAPAERPVRRYGGYLWSVAYCGVAAALSALAFPMLHQTNIVMLFLLAVVAVALRHGRGPAALASLLSVGLFDFFFVQPLASFAVSDVQYLLTFLVLLGVGLLIGQLTAGLRMQARASVERAAETRSLYEFARELSSALQPQQIVAAAGSFVHAAFGARCGLYILGLDERLAAALPPGQDLPALDPALAQWVYDHGQPAGAGTATLSTSPLLYLPLKASMRTRGVLAVENTGNAPFGMPDARRQIDTYATLVAIALERLHYVEVAQQALVSMESEKLRHSLLAAVSHDLRTPLTGLLGMAETLARHPAGLPPEARATVAAMRAQAQRMHALVVNLLDMARLQSHAAPLRMEWQSIEELAGAALASMREALAGHHVSVAPLSALPLVECDGVLVERVLCNLLENAAKYAAPGGSIRLEAHPRDGQLHVSVTDDGPGVAAGDERRIFEKFTRGARESATPGVGLGLAVCEAIVQAHRGRIWVEPAPGQPHGARFVFTLPLGVAPAVQPDIA
- a CDS encoding phage holin family protein; translation: MISERLRRLRHIAEFAADRCGDYLELAGIELSLYRSALVTTLLSCVALLFCALGTLAFVSVAIVVSFWDSEYRGLAAWLVAGAWLLITLAALAVASRNAPRASPFAELSRQVRLDTAAARSHYAQDHHPG
- the kdpE gene encoding two-component system response regulator KdpE, which encodes MFDYTPQILLIEDDPHIRRFVRTALEGEGCQVFEAETVRRGLIEAGTRQPDAVILDLGLPDADGMVLIRELRGWTEVPVLVLSARSAEADKIAALDAGADDYLAKPFGVGELLARLRVLLRRHGRGGAGQPAEAVFGPVRVDLARREVTRDGRPVHLTVIEYRLLALLLSHRGKVMTHRELLREVWGPAHVEQAHYLRIYMGHLRQKLEADPAQPRYLLTEVGVGYRYAG
- a CDS encoding YceI family protein translates to MKPIFPLLFSAAAALCLPAAAAPVTYDIDPSHTYPSFEADHMGGLSTWRGKFNQTSGVIVLDRAARSGTIDVTVQIASIDFGHDELNRHAVAPDIFDAARYPTATFKGRFTEFDGDRPEEAVGQFTLRGVTRTLKLDIDDFKCIQHPMEKREACGADVSASFNRGDYGLDFGLDMGFKPKVELEIQVEALRRP
- the kdpC gene encoding potassium-transporting ATPase subunit KdpC translates to MRLSFRCAGLLRPALVIFVALSALTGLAYPYAVTGLARWAFPHQAAGSLVERGGRVVGSELIGQAFTSPRYFWGRPSATGQGPYNALASGGSNLGPRNPALAEAVRARVAALQAADPGNRAPIPADLVSASGSGLDPHISPAAALYQVPRVARLRGLPASQLEQLVRAHTSRPVLGVLGEPVVNVLALNLALDRAAPR